One segment of Streptomyces sp. NA02950 DNA contains the following:
- a CDS encoding PspC domain-containing protein yields the protein MTDAPTVADEADGMSGSRDPHTRPPLRRSRDHKVISGVCGGLGRYCDLDPVIFRVVLSVLGVAGGLGLIVYGFCWLLVPLHGEEENEGRKLLSGRVEGPGLTAVLVALVGCGLFLSMLNEGSVMYFAVMLSIAASGAAYWSHHRRQAESVGAVDPATAQAVADAPPETQAPPTRGGPAPSWWRDPIIKDGTTGPVGAASGYLWGPDDGPDDARAYDRRGEAMADRARRVRERVSIGGWTFVVAVLAGVLGARLMWSDHPLGTSLEVGFACALGVFGLAMVISSRYGRTGPGTVMLAVITCGLLAGAAAIPKSVTPHWSHRTWAPTSAAAVRDSYEMGGGVGELKLHRLPLEKGTTVTTRAEVGAGKLAVTVPRDARVELSTHVGLGDIRLPGDGKKDIDIEPNRGRKVTLEPAGGGTPHGTLKLTLEIGLGNVEVTRS from the coding sequence ATGACCGATGCACCCACCGTGGCGGACGAGGCCGATGGCATGTCCGGTTCCCGCGATCCGCACACGCGGCCGCCGCTGAGGCGCAGTCGTGACCACAAAGTGATCTCGGGGGTATGCGGCGGGCTCGGCCGGTACTGCGATCTGGACCCGGTGATCTTCCGCGTGGTGCTGTCGGTGCTCGGCGTCGCGGGCGGGCTCGGTCTGATCGTGTACGGGTTCTGCTGGCTGCTGGTCCCACTCCACGGCGAGGAGGAGAACGAGGGGCGCAAACTGCTCTCGGGCCGGGTCGAGGGGCCGGGGCTGACGGCGGTGCTGGTCGCCCTGGTGGGCTGCGGGCTGTTCCTGTCGATGCTCAACGAGGGCAGCGTGATGTATTTCGCGGTCATGCTGTCCATCGCCGCGTCGGGCGCGGCCTACTGGTCGCACCACCGGCGCCAGGCGGAGAGTGTGGGCGCGGTCGACCCGGCCACGGCGCAGGCCGTCGCGGACGCGCCCCCCGAGACCCAGGCGCCGCCCACCCGGGGCGGCCCGGCGCCCTCCTGGTGGCGGGACCCGATCATCAAGGACGGCACCACCGGACCGGTGGGCGCGGCCTCGGGCTATCTGTGGGGGCCGGACGACGGTCCGGACGACGCCCGTGCGTACGACCGGCGCGGGGAGGCGATGGCCGACCGGGCGCGCCGGGTGCGCGAGCGGGTCTCGATCGGCGGCTGGACCTTCGTGGTCGCGGTCCTCGCCGGGGTGCTGGGCGCGCGGCTGATGTGGTCGGACCATCCGCTCGGCACCAGCCTGGAGGTCGGATTCGCCTGTGCGCTGGGAGTCTTCGGGCTCGCGATGGTGATCAGCTCGCGGTACGGCAGGACCGGGCCCGGCACCGTGATGCTCGCGGTGATCACCTGCGGCCTGCTGGCGGGGGCGGCGGCGATCCCCAAGTCCGTCACCCCGCACTGGTCGCACAGGACCTGGGCGCCCACCTCGGCCGCCGCCGTGCGGGACAGCTATGAGATGGGCGGCGGCGTCGGTGAGCTGAAGCTGCACCGGCTGCCGCTGGAGAAGGGCACGACGGTGACCACGAGGGCGGAGGTGGGCGCGGGCAAGCTGGCGGTCACGGTGCCGCGGGACGCCCGTGTGGAGCTCAGCACGCACGTCGGCCTCGGGGACATCCGGCTGCCGGGCGACGGCAAGAAGGACATCGACATCGAGCCGAACCGGGGCCGGAAGGTGACGCTGGAACCGGCAGGAGGCGGCACGCCCCACGGCACGCTGAAGCTGACGCTGGAGATCGGCCTGGGGAACGTGGAGGTGACGCGGTCGTGA
- a CDS encoding serine/threonine-protein kinase, which translates to MSEEGRLIAGRYRLVEKVGRGGMGTVWRSEDELLGRQVAVKQLHVSMHLSDDELTTLHERTRREARSAARITHPNVVVVHDVVDHEGLPCIVMEYVPSTTLADLLKDGGTISPVDAARIGRGMIAALRAAHAAGVLHRDVKPGNVLLGPEGRVVLTDFGIAMATGTSTLTKTGEVVGSIDYIAPERVRGRTPGPASDLWALGATLYQAVEGRAPFRKATAIETGYAIAVDPLDPPTQAGPLTALIEALLAKDPEQRPSAEDTERALRVPASEADTTALPLPRFGPVPGETPSGSTTHAPAAPTTPPAPATPPTSAVAGYPPAAGAPYGTPEPVSGDSGSTPAPKKSRKSPWIAAGAALAVVATAAGVYVFGLDHSVSNADGPDQATTAPARPGQSSKPTPAYTPPATPEGYHVVTEDKLGVSFPVPDGWTRQGETDPEGTVDRTQEVRYLDPQRLVRLTIDVLDFAPKDQVEHFKELEPKFQETYPVYDRMRLQSTKFRGQKAAVWEFRFQGQARSFRAIDLGFGEEGGKQYAIYLSAPEAEWAKYRPIFDAVREGFVAK; encoded by the coding sequence GTGTCGGAGGAAGGGCGGCTCATAGCCGGTCGCTACCGGCTGGTCGAGAAGGTCGGCCGCGGCGGCATGGGCACGGTGTGGCGGTCCGAGGACGAACTGCTGGGCCGCCAGGTCGCGGTCAAGCAGCTGCACGTCTCGATGCACCTGAGCGACGACGAACTGACGACGCTGCACGAGCGCACCCGGCGCGAGGCGCGCAGCGCGGCCCGCATCACCCACCCCAACGTGGTGGTGGTCCATGACGTCGTGGACCACGAGGGATTGCCGTGCATCGTGATGGAGTACGTGCCCTCCACCACCCTCGCCGATCTGCTCAAGGACGGCGGGACCATCTCCCCGGTCGACGCCGCCCGGATCGGCCGCGGCATGATCGCCGCGCTGCGTGCCGCGCACGCCGCGGGCGTCCTGCACCGCGACGTCAAACCCGGCAACGTACTCCTCGGCCCCGAAGGCCGGGTCGTGCTCACCGACTTCGGCATCGCCATGGCCACCGGCACCTCCACCCTCACCAAGACCGGTGAGGTCGTGGGGTCCATCGACTACATCGCCCCCGAGCGGGTGCGCGGCCGCACCCCCGGTCCGGCGTCGGACCTGTGGGCGCTGGGGGCGACGCTCTATCAGGCGGTCGAGGGGCGGGCCCCGTTCCGCAAGGCCACCGCCATCGAGACCGGTTACGCCATCGCCGTCGACCCGCTGGACCCCCCGACCCAGGCCGGGCCCCTGACCGCGCTGATCGAGGCGCTGCTCGCGAAGGACCCCGAGCAGCGGCCGTCGGCCGAGGACACCGAGCGGGCGCTGCGGGTCCCGGCCTCGGAGGCGGACACGACGGCGCTGCCGCTGCCGAGGTTCGGCCCGGTGCCGGGTGAGACGCCGTCGGGGTCCACCACCCATGCGCCGGCCGCGCCCACGACGCCCCCGGCGCCCGCCACCCCTCCGACATCCGCCGTCGCCGGATACCCACCCGCCGCGGGAGCGCCGTACGGGACCCCGGAGCCCGTTTCCGGCGACTCCGGGTCCACACCCGCGCCGAAGAAGAGCCGCAAGTCGCCGTGGATCGCGGCGGGAGCCGCCCTGGCCGTCGTGGCGACCGCGGCCGGTGTCTACGTCTTCGGTCTGGACCACAGCGTGTCGAACGCCGACGGCCCCGACCAGGCCACCACCGCCCCCGCGCGGCCCGGCCAGTCCAGCAAGCCCACCCCCGCCTACACCCCGCCCGCCACCCCCGAGGGCTACCACGTGGTGACGGAGGACAAGCTGGGTGTCTCCTTCCCGGTGCCCGACGGCTGGACCCGCCAGGGCGAGACCGACCCGGAGGGCACCGTCGACCGCACCCAGGAGGTTCGCTATCTGGACCCCCAGCGGCTGGTCAGGCTGACGATCGACGTTCTGGACTTCGCCCCCAAGGACCAGGTCGAGCACTTCAAGGAGCTCGAGCCCAAATTCCAGGAGACGTACCCGGTGTACGACCGGATGCGGCTCCAGTCGACGAAGTTCCGCGGTCAGAAGGCGGCGGTGTGGGAGTTCAGGTTCCAGGGCCAGGCACGTTCCTTCCGCGCGATCGACCTCGGCTTCGGCGAAGAGGGCGGCAAGCAGTACGCGATCTATCTGAGCGCACCGGAAGCGGAGTGGGCGAAGTACCGCCCGATCTTCGACGCGGTCCGCGAGGGCTTCGTCGCCAAGTGA
- a CDS encoding ATP-binding protein has translation MTAPAPPTTPAEPPPRKLYRSAEGRLLGGVARGLAGHMGLPVSWVRIVFVALFMAEGFGALVYALFWFIVPLGVGGVETTTTRPLITHGPDGRRRVLARRPDKGQVLALLALLVGMGIFVQGFHLGRANTYIWPLLLIGAGVALFWRQADNARRAQWAELSRSKRVLPLARGAAGVLLVGAGVTGIVVLQGSAKHIGAVLQAALAVIVGIALLAGPYVVRMTQDLSEERLMRIRAQERAEVAAHVHDSVLHTLTLIQRNAEDSREVARLARAQERELRAWLYKPEGTGKDEDEEPDTLAEAVKKTAAEVEDYHGVPIEVVVVGDCALDERLAAQIQAAREAMVNAAKYGGEGGAVQVYAEVEGATVFISVRDRGPGFDVDAVPEDRMGVRESIIGRMQRNGGTARLRSAPDGGTEVELEMERATT, from the coding sequence ATGACCGCCCCCGCGCCCCCGACCACCCCTGCCGAGCCGCCGCCGCGCAAGCTGTACCGCAGCGCGGAGGGGCGTCTGCTCGGCGGTGTCGCGCGCGGGCTCGCCGGGCACATGGGGCTGCCGGTCTCCTGGGTGCGGATCGTCTTCGTCGCGCTGTTCATGGCCGAGGGCTTCGGCGCCCTCGTCTACGCCCTCTTCTGGTTCATCGTCCCGCTCGGCGTCGGCGGCGTGGAGACGACCACCACCCGCCCGCTGATCACCCACGGCCCCGACGGCCGCCGCCGGGTCCTGGCGCGCAGGCCCGACAAGGGCCAGGTCCTCGCGCTGCTCGCCCTCCTCGTCGGGATGGGGATCTTCGTCCAGGGCTTCCACCTGGGCCGGGCCAACACCTACATCTGGCCGCTGCTGCTGATCGGCGCCGGTGTCGCCCTCTTCTGGCGGCAGGCGGACAACGCCCGCCGGGCCCAGTGGGCCGAGCTGAGCCGCAGCAAGCGGGTCCTGCCGCTGGCCCGGGGCGCGGCGGGGGTCCTGCTGGTCGGCGCCGGGGTGACCGGCATCGTGGTGCTCCAGGGGTCGGCGAAGCACATAGGGGCGGTGCTCCAGGCCGCCCTGGCCGTGATCGTCGGCATCGCGCTGCTCGCGGGCCCGTATGTGGTCCGGATGACGCAGGACCTCTCCGAGGAGCGGCTGATGCGCATCCGCGCCCAGGAGCGGGCCGAAGTGGCCGCCCATGTGCACGACTCGGTGCTGCACACCCTCACCCTGATCCAGCGCAACGCGGAGGACTCCCGCGAGGTGGCCCGGCTGGCCCGCGCCCAGGAGCGCGAGTTGCGCGCCTGGCTCTACAAGCCCGAGGGCACCGGCAAGGACGAGGACGAGGAGCCGGACACCCTGGCCGAGGCGGTGAAGAAGACGGCGGCCGAGGTCGAGGACTACCACGGCGTCCCGATCGAGGTCGTGGTCGTCGGCGACTGCGCGCTGGACGAGCGGCTGGCCGCGCAGATCCAGGCCGCCCGCGAGGCGATGGTCAACGCCGCCAAGTACGGTGGCGAGGGCGGGGCCGTCCAGGTCTACGCCGAGGTCGAGGGGGCCACGGTGTTCATCTCCGTGCGCGACCGCGGCCCCGGCTTCGACGTGGACGCGGTGCCGGAGGACCGGATGGGCGTCCGTGAGTCGATCATCGGCCGGATGCAGCGGAACGGCGGCACGGCCAGGTTGAGGTCCGCGCCCGACGGGGGCACGGAAGTGGAGCTGGAGATGGAGAGGGCGACGACATGA
- a CDS encoding response regulator transcription factor, with translation MTEATGGTHHSGATGASGASAGADDSASARRVRVVLVDDHRMFRTGVQAEIGETERTGVEVVGEAADVDQAVTVIGATRPEVVLLDVHLPGGGGVEVLRRSAALMAAADRPVRFLALSVSDAAEDVIGVIRGGARGYVTKTITGTDLVDAVFRVSDGDAVFSPRLAGFVLDAFASTDAPPIDEDLDRLTQREREVLRLIARGYAYKEIAKQLFISVKTVESHVSAVLRKLQLSNRHELTRWATARRLV, from the coding sequence ATGACCGAGGCGACGGGCGGCACCCACCACAGCGGCGCGACCGGCGCGTCGGGCGCGAGCGCGGGCGCCGACGACAGCGCGTCGGCCCGCCGCGTCCGTGTGGTGCTCGTCGACGACCACCGGATGTTCCGCACCGGCGTCCAGGCCGAGATCGGCGAGACCGAACGCACCGGCGTCGAGGTGGTCGGCGAGGCCGCCGACGTCGACCAGGCCGTCACCGTGATCGGCGCGACCCGCCCCGAGGTGGTCCTGCTCGACGTTCACCTCCCCGGCGGCGGAGGCGTGGAGGTGCTGCGCCGCAGCGCCGCCCTGATGGCCGCCGCGGACCGCCCGGTGCGCTTCCTCGCCCTGTCCGTCTCGGACGCCGCCGAGGACGTCATCGGCGTCATCCGCGGCGGCGCGCGCGGCTATGTCACCAAGACCATCACCGGCACCGACCTGGTCGACGCGGTCTTCCGGGTCTCCGACGGCGACGCGGTCTTCTCCCCCCGCCTCGCCGGTTTCGTCCTCGACGCCTTCGCCTCCACCGACGCCCCGCCCATCGACGAGGACCTCGACCGCCTCACCCAGCGCGAGCGCGAGGTCCTCCGCCTGATCGCCCGCGGCTACGCCTACAAGGAGATCGCCAAGCAGCTGTTCATCTCGGTGAAGACGGTCGAGAGCCATGTCTCCGCGGTCCTCCGCAAGCTCCAGCTCTCCAACCGCCATGAGCTGACCCGCTGGGCGACGGCCCGCCGGCTGGTCTGA
- a CDS encoding lipoprotein, translating to MRNVRRVAAGTVGAMALMGALTGCLFTTEGDAEARAPEPPKLGGKGTACELPVRFSVEKSWKAKAVDSAVQEQIGPLARQGPVTIVCELDAKPAGHIGFIRVLTGTKGAAAPGGGSRALMRAFVADENFASHVRLREVKAGDLPATEASYDVADLSAGEVRPVRALAVMTGRGGVVIELGGLDAEEHKAMLPAFRLAKKSLEKNGGKNGGKNG from the coding sequence ATGCGGAATGTGCGGCGGGTGGCGGCGGGGACGGTCGGCGCGATGGCCTTGATGGGGGCGCTGACCGGCTGCCTGTTCACGACGGAGGGGGACGCCGAGGCCAGGGCCCCGGAGCCTCCCAAGCTGGGCGGCAAGGGCACCGCGTGCGAACTGCCGGTGCGGTTCAGCGTGGAGAAGTCCTGGAAGGCCAAGGCGGTGGACTCCGCCGTCCAGGAGCAGATCGGACCGCTGGCCCGGCAGGGCCCGGTGACCATCGTCTGCGAGCTCGACGCCAAGCCCGCGGGACACATCGGCTTCATCCGCGTCCTGACCGGCACCAAGGGCGCCGCCGCCCCCGGCGGCGGATCCCGGGCCCTGATGCGCGCGTTCGTGGCCGACGAGAACTTCGCGAGCCACGTCAGGCTCCGCGAGGTCAAGGCCGGTGATCTGCCCGCCACCGAGGCGAGCTACGACGTCGCCGACCTGTCCGCCGGAGAGGTCCGGCCGGTCCGCGCCCTGGCGGTGATGACCGGGCGCGGCGGCGTGGTCATCGAACTCGGCGGCCTCGACGCCGAGGAGCACAAGGCGATGCTGCCCGCCTTCCGCCTGGCGAAGAAGTCCCTGGAGAAGAACGGCGGGAAGAACGGCGGGAAGAACGGCTGA
- a CDS encoding FAD-dependent monooxygenase has protein sequence MTEIETDVVIVGAGPTGLTLAYELALAGVRAVVLERLEERLKQVKGGTIQPRTAEMLELRGLLEPMLKRATPRDDTATGHFAMLPVTLDCTPWDTAHPYPIGLPQWEMEEVLEERATALGAEVRRGVAVTAVEQDADGVTLTTSDGGRARARYAVACDGGRSTVRKLLEMGFPGRPGTYTAVLADVRLSSVSSLVPRTAGHISTLTRQTEDYWSMLVPLGAGKYRFTFGNLKAPETDRDTPVTAEEIGAALRAVYGEETVLGGVDNSSRFTDATRQIENYRVGRVLFAGDAAHIHPPLGGQGLNLGIQDAFNLGWKLAATLRGDAPDGLLDSYHAERHPVAARVLHHTSAQRVLASPFPTPDVAALRDIMTDLLRLPDTNRQMAGLMSGLDLCYDLPGTHQLTGARLPDAELSVAGKQTRLSDLFEAGHAVLLDLAGVVPAEARLPERVDLVRARHNGMGPDAGALLIRPDGYVCWAADDAETCRTGLPAAIAEHLGA, from the coding sequence ATGACGGAGATCGAGACGGATGTCGTGATCGTGGGCGCGGGGCCGACGGGGCTGACGCTGGCGTACGAACTGGCGCTGGCCGGGGTCCGGGCCGTGGTGCTGGAGCGGCTGGAGGAGCGGCTGAAGCAGGTGAAGGGCGGGACCATCCAGCCGCGTACCGCCGAGATGCTGGAGCTGCGCGGGCTGCTGGAGCCGATGCTGAAGCGGGCCACGCCCCGGGACGACACGGCGACCGGACACTTCGCGATGCTGCCGGTGACGCTGGACTGCACCCCCTGGGACACCGCCCACCCGTACCCGATCGGGCTGCCGCAGTGGGAGATGGAAGAAGTGCTGGAGGAGCGGGCGACCGCGCTGGGCGCGGAGGTGCGGCGCGGGGTCGCGGTCACGGCGGTCGAGCAGGACGCCGACGGGGTGACGCTGACGACGTCGGACGGCGGCCGCGCCCGGGCGCGGTACGCGGTGGCGTGCGACGGCGGGCGCAGTACGGTGCGCAAGCTGCTGGAGATGGGCTTCCCGGGCCGCCCGGGGACGTACACGGCCGTACTGGCCGACGTCCGGCTGTCGTCGGTCTCGTCGCTGGTGCCGCGCACGGCGGGGCACATCAGCACGCTGACCCGGCAGACCGAGGACTACTGGTCGATGCTGGTCCCGCTGGGCGCGGGCAAGTACCGCTTCACCTTCGGGAATCTGAAGGCGCCGGAGACCGACCGGGACACCCCGGTGACCGCGGAGGAGATCGGCGCGGCGCTGCGGGCGGTGTACGGGGAGGAGACGGTGCTCGGCGGGGTGGACAACTCCTCGCGGTTCACGGACGCGACCCGGCAGATCGAGAACTACCGCGTGGGGCGGGTGCTGTTCGCGGGGGACGCGGCGCACATCCATCCGCCGCTGGGCGGGCAGGGGCTGAACCTCGGCATCCAGGACGCGTTCAACCTGGGCTGGAAACTGGCCGCGACCCTGCGCGGCGACGCCCCGGACGGGCTGCTGGACAGCTACCACGCCGAGCGCCACCCGGTGGCGGCCCGGGTACTGCACCACACCTCGGCACAGCGGGTGCTGGCCAGCCCTTTCCCCACCCCGGACGTGGCCGCACTGCGCGACATCATGACCGATCTGCTGCGACTGCCGGACACCAACCGCCAGATGGCGGGGCTGATGTCGGGGCTGGACCTGTGCTACGACCTTCCGGGCACGCATCAGCTCACCGGCGCGCGGCTGCCGGACGCCGAACTCTCGGTCGCGGGCAAGCAGACGCGGCTGTCGGACCTGTTCGAGGCGGGGCACGCGGTGCTGCTGGACCTCGCCGGGGTGGTCCCGGCGGAGGCCCGGCTGCCGGAGCGGGTCGATCTGGTCCGGGCGCGGCACAACGGCATGGGGCCGGACGCGGGCGCGCTGCTCATCCGCCCGGACGGCTACGTCTGCTGGGCCGCCGACGACGCCGAGACCTGCCGTACGGGCCTGCCGGCCGCCATCGCCGAGCACCTCGGCGCATAA
- a CDS encoding TetR/AcrR family transcriptional regulator, giving the protein MDAVTDQPGLRERKKQRTRTAISEAAIALFLEHGFAEVSVAQIAETAEVSKRTLFAYFPAKEDLVVHRMADHETEPARVVRERPPHTTPPAALRAYFLDGLRRRDPITGLCDHPAVRALTGLIFETPTLGDRMQRFKVGSERALAEALRDTTDVPDLVARVAAAQLMAVQWTLSLDNFAYVDSGQSADARYPDAVRDAERAFAMLENGLATAFTPPPA; this is encoded by the coding sequence GTGGACGCCGTGACCGACCAGCCCGGACTGCGCGAGCGCAAGAAGCAGCGGACCCGTACGGCGATCTCCGAAGCGGCGATCGCCCTCTTCCTGGAGCACGGCTTCGCCGAAGTCTCCGTGGCCCAGATCGCCGAGACCGCCGAGGTCTCCAAACGCACGCTCTTCGCGTACTTCCCGGCCAAGGAAGACCTCGTGGTGCACCGCATGGCCGACCACGAGACCGAGCCCGCCCGGGTGGTGCGTGAACGTCCGCCGCACACCACCCCGCCGGCCGCCCTTCGCGCGTACTTCCTCGACGGGCTGCGCCGCCGCGACCCCATCACCGGCCTCTGTGACCATCCCGCGGTCCGCGCGCTCACCGGGCTGATCTTCGAGACCCCGACCCTGGGCGACCGCATGCAGCGCTTCAAGGTGGGCAGTGAACGAGCCCTCGCGGAGGCCCTGCGCGACACCACGGACGTGCCGGACCTCGTGGCCCGCGTGGCCGCCGCCCAGCTCATGGCCGTCCAGTGGACGCTGTCCCTGGACAACTTCGCGTACGTGGACTCCGGCCAGAGCGCCGACGCGCGTTACCCGGACGCGGTCCGTGACGCCGAGCGTGCCTTCGCGATGCTGGAGAACGGTCTCGCGACCGCGTTCACGCCCCCGCCAGCTTGA
- a CDS encoding ATP-binding protein, whose protein sequence is MNAPTPPPPRDIEWRLPRHPRSVGRARALLREQARSWKVPEEQAALAVLLLSELMTNACKHARVSPGREVRARCVVRDEKLRVEVSDASDVMPRPRQAAPEDESGRGLALIAALADGWDAERRPCGVGKTVWFELKLAGA, encoded by the coding sequence ATGAATGCCCCAACTCCCCCACCTCCGAGGGACATCGAATGGCGCCTGCCCCGCCACCCCCGCAGCGTCGGCCGCGCCCGAGCGCTCCTCCGTGAACAGGCGCGTTCCTGGAAGGTCCCGGAAGAGCAAGCAGCGCTGGCCGTACTACTGCTGAGCGAGCTGATGACGAACGCGTGCAAACACGCCCGCGTATCCCCAGGCCGGGAGGTCCGCGCACGCTGCGTAGTGCGTGACGAGAAGCTGCGGGTGGAGGTGTCGGACGCGAGCGATGTGATGCCCCGGCCCCGTCAGGCGGCGCCCGAGGACGAGTCGGGGCGCGGACTGGCGCTCATCGCCGCGCTGGCGGACGGATGGGACGCCGAGCGGCGCCCCTGCGGCGTCGGGAAGACGGTGTGGTTCGAACTCAAGCTGGCGGGGGCGTGA
- a CDS encoding helix-turn-helix transcriptional regulator, translating to MEGSSQPPMSWRYCGNQLKMWRTQAGVTREELAKEANYEFESIKSMEQGRRKPTLRVLEVADQMFGARGLLIAANEYLKPEKFASYSQDFMRYEAEAIVVNWFEALIIPGLLQTEAYAWELIGDHCPPLDDETIEARVAARLERQALLEKQTRAFTFVIGETGVRFPIGSKETHVRQLQHLLHVGKRRNVTVQVVRFGGSHPGLLGPFVLLETPDHEHLAYEEGQTTGVLYADPAKVSVVTQRHAMILRAALSPEESVKFIGELAEEL from the coding sequence ATGGAAGGGAGTTCCCAGCCGCCGATGTCCTGGCGGTACTGCGGAAATCAGCTCAAGATGTGGCGCACACAGGCGGGCGTCACCCGGGAGGAGCTGGCCAAGGAGGCCAACTACGAGTTCGAGAGCATCAAGTCCATGGAGCAGGGGCGGCGCAAGCCGACCTTGCGGGTGCTTGAGGTTGCGGACCAGATGTTCGGCGCGCGGGGGTTGTTAATCGCGGCGAATGAGTACCTCAAGCCGGAGAAGTTCGCGTCGTATTCGCAGGACTTCATGCGGTACGAGGCCGAAGCCATTGTCGTCAACTGGTTCGAGGCGCTGATTATCCCGGGGCTGCTCCAGACGGAGGCGTACGCCTGGGAGCTGATCGGCGACCACTGTCCGCCACTGGATGACGAGACGATCGAGGCGCGAGTGGCGGCCCGACTTGAACGCCAGGCTCTGCTGGAGAAGCAGACCAGGGCGTTTACGTTCGTGATCGGCGAGACAGGTGTGCGCTTTCCCATCGGCAGCAAGGAGACGCACGTACGGCAGTTGCAGCACTTGCTGCACGTGGGCAAGCGGCGCAATGTGACGGTGCAGGTGGTGCGGTTCGGGGGTTCTCACCCGGGGCTGCTGGGTCCCTTCGTACTGCTGGAGACACCCGACCATGAGCATCTCGCCTATGAGGAGGGTCAGACCACTGGTGTGCTCTACGCGGATCCGGCGAAGGTGAGCGTGGTCACCCAGCGACATGCCATGATCCTTCGGGCGGCTCTCAGTCCGGAGGAGTCGGTCAAGTTCATCGGTGAGTTGGCGGAGGAACTATGA
- a CDS encoding DUF397 domain-containing protein has product MSDGLVWFKSSYSNSEGGACVEVAMSWRKSSYSDTQGGNCVEVAACPHTVHVRDSKQESGPQLTLTPAAWAEFIAFSRA; this is encoded by the coding sequence ATGAGCGACGGACTCGTGTGGTTCAAGTCCAGCTACAGCAACAGCGAGGGCGGCGCCTGTGTAGAGGTCGCCATGTCCTGGCGTAAGTCCAGCTACAGCGACACCCAGGGCGGCAACTGTGTAGAGGTCGCCGCCTGTCCCCACACCGTCCACGTCCGTGACTCCAAGCAGGAGTCCGGACCTCAGTTGACGCTCACCCCCGCCGCTTGGGCCGAGTTCATAGCCTTCAGCCGCGCTTAA
- a CDS encoding SAM-dependent methyltransferase yields MSSKSEFAQPPVDLRTDIPHSARVYDYLIGGKTNYAPDRAAGDASARAYPSLPISMKQTRIFMHRVTRYLAREHGIRQFLDIGTGIPTQPNLHEVAQEAAPEARVVYVDNDPIVLTHARHLMNSTPEGRTEYIDADIRNVDSILGARQLQEVLDLKRPVALSLIAIMHFVLDEDDPQGIVRRLMSELAPGSVLALTIFTGDSNPEGVAGVGREYNERGIPLQIRDKAETERFFEGLELIDPGVTLVHHWRPDEGGASEGVRDADVSMYGGVAFKRG; encoded by the coding sequence ATGTCATCGAAGTCGGAGTTCGCCCAGCCGCCGGTCGATCTGCGGACCGACATCCCGCACTCCGCCCGCGTCTATGACTACCTCATCGGGGGCAAGACCAACTACGCCCCCGACCGCGCCGCGGGCGACGCCTCGGCACGGGCCTACCCCAGCCTCCCGATCTCCATGAAACAGACCCGGATCTTCATGCACCGGGTGACCCGCTACCTCGCCCGGGAACACGGCATCCGCCAGTTCCTGGACATCGGCACCGGCATCCCCACCCAGCCGAACCTCCACGAGGTCGCCCAAGAAGCGGCCCCCGAGGCGCGGGTGGTGTACGTGGACAACGACCCCATCGTGCTCACCCACGCCCGCCATCTCATGAACAGCACGCCGGAAGGCCGGACCGAGTACATCGACGCGGACATCCGCAACGTCGATTCCATCCTCGGCGCCCGGCAACTCCAGGAGGTCCTGGACCTCAAGCGGCCGGTCGCCCTCTCCCTCATCGCGATCATGCACTTCGTCCTCGACGAGGACGACCCCCAGGGGATCGTCCGCCGCCTGATGTCCGAACTGGCCCCCGGCAGCGTTCTGGCCCTCACGATCTTCACCGGAGACTCCAACCCGGAGGGGGTCGCGGGGGTCGGCCGCGAGTACAACGAGCGCGGTATCCCCCTCCAGATCCGCGACAAGGCGGAGACGGAACGGTTCTTCGAGGGTCTGGAACTGATCGACCCCGGCGTCACCCTCGTCCACCACTGGCGCCCCGACGAGGGGGGCGCCAGCGAGGGCGTACGGGACGCGGACGTCTCGATGTACGGCGGCGTCGCCTTTAAGCGCGGCTGA